Proteins encoded in a region of the Perca fluviatilis chromosome 6, GENO_Pfluv_1.0, whole genome shotgun sequence genome:
- the zgc:152968 gene encoding RNA exonuclease 1 homolog isoform X4, with amino-acid sequence MPNFSVSKSETADKHVDKGSYRLSSCTDVTKTYSRARKYVVDNSKPRTDLEYDPLSNFSAGLRSYSSSSKEQKVRNGPGLKRAINTVPCDQKKPVACPSPLSRSPSPEPFDDSNEDCVLIIDIPPSPDKKRARVQKPLHSVGGKSLQDNVEESEEVQTPISLLNAEVCKVTYPPASTIEGNRLYSNCGAENNQGPLYLCENKECENISVDGSVVDLTGCLEDLQSESQKMTPFQAAEMLEKPANPATTDLQDQNWNNLVGEKEENAFHVELPQCELPHSVKKMNPLQSHHFPPTNSLFYKAPVANSDLPCRQHTKQAQTAEQPAQNRVSNQWSSTKCVQSVLPHSQKMSSKMPGQMQAKAAAPESYLAPAEPASDSSQAWHDSASSLANRAELSSGLTEQLFGTEDEVITICSSSDDEDELNYSEMELSDSDPMEECYRIFMEANNEDKGNDKQPEVSVGAIYVDEPNVKPQALPLKKRVAHEAKHTEQPLANRRPQPQVLVPLRVPAVSGFASQPSIPPKIQQVRQGASMLTASVKGGQAFVSSTCQWKPETQTAPFPLTQTPENLQPAPVQNAYMNYVSLGTAVIGVGNNLHFILPEGTFPLPVTSSSSQVTSVLTPLSQVYPSTAAVRQMCHPPAVTPVQRYRTTAPVLIPAPARKPSLNSAFSSAHSSPAVSTTPLAAVHSTVKPVPTKRKLKQQCEAAKDKVPHDIRQRYVNMFTEEFLKTTANVNDAFEKALAEEKAVYNRSVNKLKYLSVAVNALKKLKNQSAVAAKDENEVNSQRSKGNIPLNLKNFRENDMPFYESLKDYILTEERLVESNYPVQHPEKPGWAVLFADNKKGSADPLKRICCRCGATYSVNQMGKHIRKEECNYHYGKGVTKKVPGGVETRYSCCEGVMGAPGCQVFKLHVHDSLSLDGFVSTAPRHPSDKNIPGVYSLNCEMCYTIHGLELSRVTVVNSSLHVVYDAFVRPDNEAIDYNTRFSGISEEDVKGNCTSLTEVQETLLSFISADTILIGHGLETDLCALKLLHGAVVDTSVVFPHRLGLPHKLTLNNLTAEYLRRIIQESVCGHDTAEDAAACMELMLWKVKEDGKLKK; translated from the exons ATGCCTAATTTCTCTGTTTCCAAGTCTGAGACTGCAGATAAACATGTAGACAAAGGTTCTTATAGGCTGTCTTCGTGCACAGACGTAACTAAAACATACTCTCGAGCAAGGAAGTACGTGGTTGACAACTCAAAACCAAGGACTGACTTGGAGTATGACCCTCTGTCCAACTTTTCTGCTGGCTTAAGGTCTTATAGCTCATCAAGTAAAGAGCAAAAAGTGAGAAATGGACCGGGTTTGAAAAGAGCAATTAACACTGTACCTTGTGACCAAAAGAAGCCAGTCGCATGTCCGTCTCCGCTTTCCAGATCGCCATCTCCAGAGCCATTTGATGACTCCAATGAAGACTGCGTCCTGATTATTGACATTCCTCCCTCGCCTGACAAAAAGAGAGCGAGAGTTCAGAAACCTCTTCATTCTGTTGGTGGCAAATCGCTCCAGGATAATGTGGAGGAATCGGAGGAGGTCCAAACACCTATTTCACTTCTAAATGCTGAAGTGTGCAAGGTAACATATCCACCTGCATCAACAATAGAAGGCAATAGACTTTATAGTAATTGCGGTGCTGAAAACAATCAAGGTCCATTATATCTTTGTGAGAACAAAGAATGTGAAAATATATCGGTTGATGGGAGTGTAGTTGATTTAACTGGCTGTTTAGAAGACTTGCAAAGTGAAAGTCAGAAAATGACTCCCTTTCAGGCTGCTGAAATGTTGGAGAAGCCTGCAAATCCTGCCACCACAGACCTGCAAGATCAAAACTGGAACAATCTGGTGGGGGAAAAGGAAGAAAATGCGTTTCATGTGGAATTACCTCAGTGTGAGCTGCCCCATAGTGTTAAGAAAATGAATCCACTGCAGTCGCATCATTTTCCACCAAcaaattcacttttttataAAGCTCCAGTTGCTAACTCAGACTTACCGTGCAGACAACACACCAAGCAAGCTCAGACAGCAGAGCAGCCAGCTCAGAACAGAGTTAGTAATCAGTGGTCTTCCACAAAATGTGTACAATCAGTGCTGCCACACAGCCAAAAAATGTCAAGCAAAATGCCAGGACAGATGCAGGCTAAAGCTGCTGCACCTGAAAGCTACCTGGCGCCAGCAGAACCAGCTTCAGACAGCAGCCAGGCTTGGCACGATTCAGCATCAAGTTTGGCCAACCGAGCTGAATTATCATCCGgattaactgaacagctttttGGGACAGAAGATGAGGTTATAACTATTTGTTCCAGCtctgatgatgaagatgagcTCAACTATTCAGAAATGGAACTGTCTGACAGTGACCCAATGGAGGAATGCTACAGGATCTTCATGGAGGCTAACAACGAGGATAAGGGAAATGATAAGCAGCCTGAAGTGTCT GTTGGAGCTATTTATGTAGATGAACCCAATGTCAAACCCCAAGCATTGCCACTAAAGAAGAGAGTGGCTCATGAAGCCAAACATACAGAG CAGCCATTAGCTAATCGCAGACCTCAGCCCCAGGTGCTGGTTCCCTTACGTGTGCCTGCGGTGTCAGGATTCGCCTCGCAGCCCTCAATCCCCCCCAAGATCCAGCAGGTACGGCAGGGAGCCTCCATGTTGACTGCTTCAGTTAAAGGTGGTCAGGCTTTTGTTTCATCCACCTGTCAGTGGAAGCCAGAGACCCAGACTGCACCTTTTCCTTTAACTCAAACCCCTGAAAACCTGCAGCCTGCTCCTGTGCAGAATG CTTACATGAACTACGTATCTTTGGGAACTGCCGTGATCGGAGTGGGCAACAACTTGCACTTCATCCTCCCCGAGGGCACGTTCCCCCTGCCTGTCACTTCCAGTTCCAGCCAAGTTACTTCGGTGCTAACCCCACTCAGTCAAGTGTACCCAAGCACTGCCGCTGTGAGACAAATGTGCCATCCACCTGCTGTTACCCCTGTGCAAAGATACCGCACCACAGCACCGGTTCTCATTCCTGCCCCGGCACGTAAACCTTCACTGAACTCTGCTTTTTCATCGGCACATTCAAGTCCAGCGGTTTCCACTACTCCTCTAGCTGCTGTCCATTCTACTGTCAAG CCAGTGCCCACTAAACGGAAATTGAAGCAGCAGTGTGAGGCCGCTAAAGACAAAGTGCCCCATGACATCCGACAGCGTTATGTCAACATGTTTACGGAGGAGTTCCTCAAGACAACAGCCAATGTTAATGATGCCTTTGAAAAG GCACTTGCTGAAGAGAAGGCTGTGTATAATCGCAGTGTGAACAAACTCAAATATCTGAGTGTTGCAGTGAATGCACTGAAGAAGCTGAAGAACCAAAGTGCTGTTGCTGCTAAAG ATGAAAATGAAGTCAACAGCCAAAGATCCAAAGGCAACATTCCTCTTAATTTGAAGAATTTTAGAGAAAACG aTATGCCATTTTATGAGAGTTTGAAGGACTATATTTTGACTGAGGAAAGGCTGGTTGAGAGCAACTATCCTGTACAACACCCAGAGAAACCTGGTTGGGCTGTTCTTTTTGCTGACAATAAGAAAGGCAGTGCAGACC CCCTTAAGAGGATCTGCTGTCGATGTGGCGCTACATACTCTGTGAACCAAATGGGCAAACACATCCGTAAGGAGGAGTGTAATTACCACTATGGGAAAGGAGTTACGAAAAAAG TGCCAGGTGGAGTGGAGACCCGCTACAGTTGCTGTGAGGGAGTCATGGGAGCACCTGGATGTCAGGTGTTTAAG TTGCATGTCCATGATTCCCTCAGCCTGGATGGGTTTGTCTCGACTGCCCCCAGACATCCCTCAGATAAGAATATTCCTGGGGTCTACTCCTTGAATTGTGAAATG TGTTATACTATTCATGGTCTGGAGCTATCCAGAGTGACGGTGGTCAACTCTAGTCTGCATGTCGTCTACGACGCCTTCGTCAGACCTGATAATGAGGCTATCGACTATAACACCAG ATTTTCAGGAATCAGTGAGGAAGATGTGAAGGGTAACTGCACCTCCCTCACAGAGGTGCAGGAGACCTTATTGAGCTTCATCAGCGCCGACACCATTCTGATTGGACATGGCCTGGAAACAGACCTCTGTGCCCTGAAG TTGCTCCATGGGGCAGTGGTAGACACATCAGTGGTCTTCCCTCACCGTCTGGGCCTCCCTCACAAGCTGACCCTCAACAACCTCACTGCTGAATACCTCAGGAGGATCATCCAAGAGAGTG TTTGTGGCCACGACACTGCAGAAGACGCTGCTGCCTGCATGGAGCTTATGTTATGGAAAGTCAAAGAAGAtggaaaactgaaaaaatga